The following is a genomic window from Hymenobacter sp. APR13.
AGCCAGTCGTGGCTGCTCAACATCTCCCGTCCGATTTCGGCGTAGCGGGCCTCACTGCTTTCCAGCGGCCCCCAAGCATTCAGGCCCAACAACAGACTGGCGGCCAGCAGCAGCACAAAGCCCCCCAGCCCGCGGCGGGCAGCCCATGGTGTGCCCACCGGCGTAGAAGAAAGCTGATTCATTAAAACTAAATTAAAATAGTGGCCGCATCGTTCCTTTTCTTTGCGACCCCGGTCCCGCGCCCACGGCGACAGCCCCCAGTAAAAGGCGCGTGTCTTATCTGTTAGTTGCTGAACTTCCCGACCTTTGAAGAATTCATTTAACGCTGCTGCATGCGTACTGTATTGGTAACCGGCTCGGCCGGCTTTATTGGCTCCCACCTGTGTGAACGGCTTCTGGCCGATGGTCACCGTGTTGTGGGGGTCGATAATTTTGATCCTTTCTATAAGCAAACAATTAAAGAAGCCAATCTGGCGGCGTTGCGGCAGCATCCCCACTTCAGCTTCTGCCAAGCCGACCTGCGGCAAGGTGCCGTAGCGCTGCAAGAGGCATTGCCGGCTGGTTTTACGTACGAGGCCGTCATTCACCTGGCGGCTAAGGCCGGCGTGGGCCCATCGTTGCGCGAACCCGCCGCCTACATGGAAAACAACGTGCTGGGCACCACCCACCTGCTGGAATGGATGCGGCAGCAGGAAGTGAAGACGCTGGTATTTGCCTCGTCGTCGTCGGTATATGGCAACACGCCGCGCACGCCGTTCCGGGAAGACGAGTCGCTGCTGGCCCGCAGCATCTCGCCTTACGCTGCCAGCAAACTGGCTGGCGAGGCCCTCACCTTCACCTATCATCATCTATATAAAATGAGTGTGCTGAACGCGCGCTTTTTTACGGTGTATGGCCCACGCCAGCGCCCCGATCTGGCCATCCATAAGTTTGCGCGCCTGCTGCGGGCCGGCCAGCCCATTCCGGTGTACGGCGACGGCAGCATGGCCCGCGACTACACCTTCGTAGCCGACACCGTCGACGGCATCGTGCGCGGGCTGGAGTACCTGCTGGCCCACCCCGGCACCTACGAAACCGTGAACCTGGGCAACAGCCAGCCCGTGCCGCTGCTGGAGCTGGTGGCCGCCATCGGGCAGGCCGTGGGCGTGGCGCCGGTGCTGCAGTTCCAGCCCACCCAGGCCGGCGACGTCGACATCACCTACGCCGACAACGAGAAAGCCGCGCGCCTGCTGGGCTATCAGCCCCGCACCACCCTGGCCGAGGGCTTGCGCCAGTTTGTTGGCTGGCTTGACACGCAGGTGGCCCCGGCTGAACCGGCTACCTTAGTGCCAGCCGGGCAGGCTCCGGTTGCCCTCACCCCCCGTTCGTAGTTCCTGATGCCCACTGGTTTGTTTGCTGATTTCGAGAGCCCGCGGCTGCGCGTGGCTTTGGTGGCGCTGGTTTGCGCCTTTTCCTTTTTTGTGCACCTGGGCAAGGCCGAGGTGAACCTGATGGAGGCCCGCAACTTCGTGGCGGCCCGCGAAATGGCGGCCGGCGGCTCCTGGGTCATCCCCACCATGAACGGCGCGCTGCGTTTGGCCAAGCCGCCGCTGCCCACCTGGGCCGTGGCCGGCGTCATCAATCTCACCCACCAGCCCGCCAACCCCGCACTGCTGCGGCTGCCCGCGGCCATCATGTCGACGCTGCTCGTGTTTTTCTTCTGGGGCTTGCTGCGGGAGCTGACCCGGCAGCAGCCCGGCGAAAAGGAAGCCCCGGGCCGCACGGCCTGGCTGGGCGCCTTGGTGCTGGCCAGCAGCCTGCTCATGATTACGGTGGGGCGCGAGGGGCACTGGGACATTTTCGCCAACAGCCTCATGGTGGGCACGCTCTGGGCGCTGGCCCGGGCCTGGAACGCGGCCAAAGGCAGCGGCTGGTGGTTTGCGCTCAGCGGGTTGCTGCTGGGCGGCGCCATCCTCAGCAAAGGTCCCGTAACACCCTACGCCATGCTCCTACCGTTTCTGGTAGCTTTTGGCGTGCCACGCCTCAACCCGGAGCGCGGCTCGCTCACGCCTGCCCGCAAGCGCGGCTTAGTGCTTCTGGCGGCGCTGGGGCTGCTGGTGGGGCTGGCCTGGCCGACCTATCTCGCCATTCAGGACACGGTGGCGCCGGCTGCACTGGCCGTGGCCCGGCTGGAGGCTACCTCGTGGGTGGAGCGCCACTCCCGCCCGTTCTGGGATTACTGGAACTTTGCGGTGTTTGCCGGCATCTGGGCGCCGGTGGCAGTGGCGGTGCTGGTCGTGCAGTTTGCGCGGCCCCGCGCCGGCCGCTACGTGCCCTATACCACCGCACTGGCCTGGCTGCTGCTCTCCCTGCTGCTGCTGAGCCTCGTGCCCGAGAAGAAAGAGCGCTACATGCTGCCCCTGATGCCACCCCTAGCCATTCTGATGGCCGGCCTGTTGCGCCACTTCGAAACCGCGCTGCGCCAGCAACCCACGCTGCAGCCCGAAACCCGGCTGCTCCGCATCTGGGCTGGCCTGCTGACGTTGCTGTTTGCGCTGATACCGGTGGCTATGGCTGTGGCGAACCTGCCGGGCTTTGGACTGGGCTCCTTGCCGTTTGGCTGTGCGCTGGTATTGTTCTGGGGGCTAGCCATAGTGCTGGGCCGCACACTGCGCCAGGTGGTGCGGCCTACCTTCGTGACGGGTGTGGCCCTCACGGCCATGGCGGTGCTGGTATCCCTGATTCTGCCGGCGCATGCGGTGTGGTCGGAGCGCAAGGCCGAGCCGGGCCTGCGCCGCGCCGATGCTTTGCAGCACAACCCGGCGCTGGCCCGCCTGCACTGGTACACGCTGGAAGAGCTGCACATGAAGGAAGTGTGGCGAGCCGGCCGCGCCGCCCCCGCCTGGCCCCGCAGCGCCGACTCGGTGCTGCTGCGCCCCACCCGCCCGGTAGCCGTGCTCACCGGCTCGAAAATAGCCCGGCAGCTGCCCCCCGCCTGGCGCGACCAGGTGCGCCTGCGCGTCGTCGACAGCTTCTACCTCGACCGCAACCGCCAGGGCGGCTTCTGGCACGTCACCATCGTGGAGCCGAAATAGGCTACCGGAGTGGTCCTACGAGGCCTTCGGCAACTCGTAGGACCACTATCGTTGAACGACCGTCGTGCAGGCATCAGCAACGGTAGTGGTCCTACGAGGCCTTCGGCAACTCGTAGGACCACTCCGGCGCCTCAAGAGCCAGCTACCCCTGCGGCTCGCGGCGCAGCAGCACGATGTTGCGGGCGTAGACCACGGTACCGAAGATGTTGCCCACAATCAGCACTATATCAACGGGGCGGCGTAGCAGGGCGTAGGTCAGGATCATCACCGAGCCCACGAAGCTCACCACCCAGAAGCTCAGCGGCAGCACCGACTCGCCCTTACGCTCAGAGTACAGCCACTGGTACACGAACCGGAACAGAAACACGGCCTGCCCCACCGCGCCCAGCAGCAGCACCCCGGCCGGAATGCCGTGGCTGAGCATGGCCCGCAAACTAAAGTGCTGGTTGCCGACGGCAAACCACGCCAGCATAGCCAGTGGAAACACGTAGGCCCCCACCCGGAACGGCGCGCTCAGCTTGCGCCACTCGCCCAGCAGCTGCAGGTTGCGGATGTAGATGGCGTAGCTGATGAGCTGCGCGGCCAGAATCACCGGGTCGTGGCGCAGCATGCCGTAAATAATCATCAGAAACGACGATACTAGGCTGATCTGCCAGAACAGCGTGGGCACCAGCACCCGCTTGGCCCGCTCGCTCTGCACCCACTGCAGCACAATCCGGCTGCTGAACAGCAGCTGCGAGGCAAGCCCGATTCCCAGCGCCAGACGCTCCATCTTTGGAATTAAAAATTAAGTAGTAAAAATTAAGAATTGGGGCATTCTGTGCGGCGGCAATACCTGCAGTCAGCTGCTTTAAACGGTGCCAGGTCGCAGAATTTTTAATTTTTAATTCTCAATTTTCACCTGGCTCCCCTCCCCTATCTCGTAGTTTTTCCAGCGGCTTCGGATCCAGCGGAAGCCGAACGTATCTACCAGCGGCTTCCAGGCGCGGTTCCAGAGGTTGTACTTGGCCGTGCCGGCGAAGCGCGGGAAGTGGCGCACGGGCAGCTGCTTCACGCGGCCGCCCTGCAGCTGCACCAGCGCCCCCAGAAAGCGGTGCATACCGTGGAACAGCGGCAGCCGCCGGGCGTACTCAATCTTCATGATTTTCAGCGGGCAGCCGGTGTCCTCGATGCCGTCGTTGATGAGCGTGCGGCGCACGGTGTTGGCAATTTTCGAGGACAGCTTCTTCACCACCGTATCCTGGCGCTTGGCCCGGATGCCGTTCACCATGTCGTACTCGGGCAGAAACCCGAAGAACTGCAGAAAGTCCAGCGGCGTGGTCTGGATGTCGGAGTCGATGTAGCCGACCAGCGTGGTGCGGCAGTGGTCGATGCCGGCTTTGATGGCCGTGCTTAGGCCCCGGTTTTCGCTCAGGCTGATGAAGTGATAGGCCGGGTTCTGGCGCGTAATGTCGCGCAGCAGGGCCAGGGAGCCATCTGTGGAGCCGTCGTTGACGAACAGCACGGTGGTAGGCACCGGTGTCTGAGCCAGAAACTTGTCCATCTCCACCACAAACTGCGGCAGGCTTTCTTCTTCGTCGTACACCGGCACGAGCACGGTGAGGGTTTGCTGGGAAAGATAGGTGGCAGCAGCGGGTGGTTGGGGCATGAGCAATAGGGCAAACCGGAAAAGAGGGCAAAGATACGTAACCCATACTGGCAGATCCGGCCCGAAGTTGCAGCCGCACCAACTCACCAGACAAGTGCTTGGCTGCTGCCGGAATTTGCGTAGGTTTAACCCCGTATTTCTACCGGTTAATTCTATATCCATATGCCTGCTTGCTACGTGCTGGCCCTGAGCGCCGCCACCCTGCTGTCTGCCCCCGACACCATTCTTGCTACCACCCCACCCCAGCAGATCGTCAAGCTGGGCTTACAGGGCTTCGGGCCCGGTTTCTATGCCCTGACCTACGAGCGGCAGCTGTCAACTCAGTGGTCAGTGATAGGCAGTGTGGGCTACCTGGGCTACTCGCGGCGCAGCGGCACCATCTTCTACGACTACGACGGGAGCATCGTGGAAGACAACTACACAACGCGGGAGCGGTTTTACAACACCAACGTGCAGCTGCGCCACTACTTCCGGCGCCACAAAATCCGGCCGCTGGCGGGCTGGTTTGCGGCCGCCAACCTGCACACCTACCTGCGCAACAGCAGAGAGCAGCATTCCCGGTACACCAACCTGAACTATAACCGCTCCCGCACCACCGCGCAGGTGCAGTTCCTGCTGGGCCGGCAGTCGTCGTTGGGCCGCCGCCTGACGCTCGACAGCTACCTGGGCCTGAACCTGCGGCGCCGGCAGTCGGCCTCGCTCAACAGCACGGGGGGCGTATGGATTGAGGGTGGCGTGGGCCTGCAGGTGGGCTACCGGTTCCAGCCGCTGGCCCGCCGCTAGCGTTTGCGCTAACGCCCGTGCTGGCATGGGCGGCGCGCAGGCCCTACCTTTACAGCCCATGCCACCGCTCTACAACCGCCGTTCCGAACCGGGTTTGCCGGCCACTCCGCCGCCGCCCGTGGCTTTGCCGCTGGCCGAGCTGCTGCTGCGTGTGAAGCAGACCCTGACCGAGCGGTTTGCCGATTCCTACTGGGTGGTGGCCGAAATTGCCGACCTCACGCTGCCGCGCTTTGCCGGCGCCCACTGCTACCTCACCCTCACCGACCAGCACCAGACCGGCCGCGGCGCCCAGCTCAAGGCTCAGGCCCGCGCCACCATCTGGAGCCAGCGCTACCAGCAGCTGGCCCCGGCCTTTGCCGAGCACACCGGCCAGGAGCTGCGCCCCGGCCTGAAAATCATGGTGCGGGTGCAGGTGAAATTCCACGAGCAGTATGGCCTGAGCCTCGACGTGCTGGCCCTCGACCCCACCTACACCGTGGGCGAGCTGGCCCGGCAGCGCCTCGAAACCATCCGCAAGCTCGAAGAAAAGGGCCTGCTGGAGCGGCAACGGGCGCTGCCGCTGCCCCTGGCCCCGCAGCGCCTGGCCATCATCTCGTCGCCGACGGCGGCGGGCTTCCAGGATTTTGTGCGCCAGCTGGAGGAGTCGGCGTATGCGTTTTCGCTGGCCTTGTTTCCGGCCGCCATGCAGGGCGACGACGCCCCGGCCAGCATCCGGACGGCGCTGGACGCCATCCGGCCCCACCGCCAGCGGTTCGATGCCGTGGTGATTATCCGGGGCGGGGGCTCTAAAACCGATTTGCTGGCGTTTGATGATTACGGGCTGGCGGCCGCCATTGGCGCGTTTCCGCTGCCCGTGCTCACCGGCATCGGGCACGAGCGGGACGAGGCCGTGGTA
Proteins encoded in this region:
- a CDS encoding GDP-mannose 4,6-dehydratase, whose product is MRTVLVTGSAGFIGSHLCERLLADGHRVVGVDNFDPFYKQTIKEANLAALRQHPHFSFCQADLRQGAVALQEALPAGFTYEAVIHLAAKAGVGPSLREPAAYMENNVLGTTHLLEWMRQQEVKTLVFASSSSVYGNTPRTPFREDESLLARSISPYAASKLAGEALTFTYHHLYKMSVLNARFFTVYGPRQRPDLAIHKFARLLRAGQPIPVYGDGSMARDYTFVADTVDGIVRGLEYLLAHPGTYETVNLGNSQPVPLLELVAAIGQAVGVAPVLQFQPTQAGDVDITYADNEKAARLLGYQPRTTLAEGLRQFVGWLDTQVAPAEPATLVPAGQAPVALTPRS
- a CDS encoding glycosyltransferase family 39 protein, whose amino-acid sequence is MPTGLFADFESPRLRVALVALVCAFSFFVHLGKAEVNLMEARNFVAAREMAAGGSWVIPTMNGALRLAKPPLPTWAVAGVINLTHQPANPALLRLPAAIMSTLLVFFFWGLLRELTRQQPGEKEAPGRTAWLGALVLASSLLMITVGREGHWDIFANSLMVGTLWALARAWNAAKGSGWWFALSGLLLGGAILSKGPVTPYAMLLPFLVAFGVPRLNPERGSLTPARKRGLVLLAALGLLVGLAWPTYLAIQDTVAPAALAVARLEATSWVERHSRPFWDYWNFAVFAGIWAPVAVAVLVVQFARPRAGRYVPYTTALAWLLLSLLLLSLVPEKKERYMLPLMPPLAILMAGLLRHFETALRQQPTLQPETRLLRIWAGLLTLLFALIPVAMAVANLPGFGLGSLPFGCALVLFWGLAIVLGRTLRQVVRPTFVTGVALTAMAVLVSLILPAHAVWSERKAEPGLRRADALQHNPALARLHWYTLEELHMKEVWRAGRAAPAWPRSADSVLLRPTRPVAVLTGSKIARQLPPAWRDQVRLRVVDSFYLDRNRQGGFWHVTIVEPK
- a CDS encoding lipid-A-disaccharide synthase N-terminal domain-containing protein, translating into MERLALGIGLASQLLFSSRIVLQWVQSERAKRVLVPTLFWQISLVSSFLMIIYGMLRHDPVILAAQLISYAIYIRNLQLLGEWRKLSAPFRVGAYVFPLAMLAWFAVGNQHFSLRAMLSHGIPAGVLLLGAVGQAVFLFRFVYQWLYSERKGESVLPLSFWVVSFVGSVMILTYALLRRPVDIVLIVGNIFGTVVYARNIVLLRREPQG
- a CDS encoding glycosyltransferase, with protein sequence MPQPPAAATYLSQQTLTVLVPVYDEEESLPQFVVEMDKFLAQTPVPTTVLFVNDGSTDGSLALLRDITRQNPAYHFISLSENRGLSTAIKAGIDHCRTTLVGYIDSDIQTTPLDFLQFFGFLPEYDMVNGIRAKRQDTVVKKLSSKIANTVRRTLINDGIEDTGCPLKIMKIEYARRLPLFHGMHRFLGALVQLQGGRVKQLPVRHFPRFAGTAKYNLWNRAWKPLVDTFGFRWIRSRWKNYEIGEGSQVKIEN
- the xseA gene encoding exodeoxyribonuclease VII large subunit, giving the protein MPPLYNRRSEPGLPATPPPPVALPLAELLLRVKQTLTERFADSYWVVAEIADLTLPRFAGAHCYLTLTDQHQTGRGAQLKAQARATIWSQRYQQLAPAFAEHTGQELRPGLKIMVRVQVKFHEQYGLSLDVLALDPTYTVGELARQRLETIRKLEEKGLLERQRALPLPLAPQRLAIISSPTAAGFQDFVRQLEESAYAFSLALFPAAMQGDDAPASIRTALDAIRPHRQRFDAVVIIRGGGSKTDLLAFDDYGLAAAIGAFPLPVLTGIGHERDEAVVDMAAHLALKTPTAVAAFLSDRLARLDAVFEGYGARVQELAQQSLYAAAAHLDRLGRRTHQAAQGCLHDHHSALRQRVRITAPLARQRLRQQELLLNQQRLALQRAAHHAAEGQHRHLRRLGQLLARRFRYLHRRRREQLLTRRFQLQLAAERLLHRAEIRLLEMKRSDGVMG